Proteins from a genomic interval of Oceanispirochaeta crateris:
- a CDS encoding nucleotidyltransferase family protein — translation MESEKSNEEMLFTKKNKIEAACIIPAGGISSRMGQWKAELPDKEGIPLLLKTVLTATKACHRVIVIGGYRFTALKDLLHSCQDIEILENKNYHKGMLSTIQTGLSIIEEDFFILPLDMPLIGVSHFHRITAHHVAGKISRPIYSGIPGHPVYIDQSWKERILKMKGETLGRSLDMKDQNLIPWTDESVIFDLDSYKVYESYLNH, via the coding sequence ATGGAATCTGAAAAATCTAACGAAGAGATGCTTTTTACTAAAAAGAATAAGATTGAAGCTGCATGTATTATTCCGGCGGGAGGAATCTCTTCAAGGATGGGGCAGTGGAAAGCCGAGTTGCCAGATAAAGAGGGGATCCCTCTTCTTTTAAAGACTGTCCTGACTGCTACGAAGGCCTGTCATCGAGTTATTGTCATTGGTGGTTATCGCTTTACTGCGTTGAAAGATCTGCTTCACTCCTGTCAGGATATTGAGATTCTAGAAAATAAAAACTATCACAAAGGGATGCTTTCTACCATTCAAACTGGATTATCAATCATTGAAGAGGATTTTTTTATCCTTCCCCTGGATATGCCTTTAATAGGAGTCAGTCATTTTCACAGGATAACGGCGCATCATGTGGCCGGAAAAATTTCCAGACCCATTTACAGTGGTATCCCGGGGCATCCTGTTTATATTGATCAAAGTTGGAAGGAGAGAATTTTAAAAATGAAGGGAGAAACTTTGGGGAGATCATTGGATATGAAAGATCAGAATCTCATTCCATGGACAGATGAGTCTGTTATATTTGATTTAGACTCATACAAAGTATATGAAAGCTATTTGAATCATTGA